The Acidobacteriota bacterium genome has a window encoding:
- a CDS encoding FAD-dependent oxidoreductase, with the protein MKIAVIGSGISGLSAAYLLQGQHDVNLFERDTRLGGHAHTHDVGRGSDSFVVDTGFMVFNERTYPNFVRLLAELGVKGRPSDMSFGVSCRRCGLEYASRHPGTLFAQPARLADTGHWKMLADVLRFFRDARRFLASDAGHDVSLGEFLAERQYGPGLASHFLLPMCGAIWSASYGDMREFPARSLFQFYANHGLLAPTGAPVWQTVVGGSRAYVDAIARRLGPRVRLGDGAAHIERDERGVSVTFDSGTTRRFDKVVVATHADQALALLSDASLEERELLGSFRYSRNRTVLHTDRRLLPARRAAWASWNCHVDDCTDERAPASLTYHLNRLQGLPGRGEICVSLNDDRVRPESVIAEMDYTHPILDRAAIEAQPRVEAINGARHTYFAGAHLRYGFHEDGLVSALAVARRIGVTW; encoded by the coding sequence GTGAAGATTGCGGTGATCGGGTCGGGAATCTCGGGGCTCTCCGCAGCCTACCTCCTGCAGGGCCAGCACGACGTCAACCTGTTCGAGCGCGACACGCGGCTCGGCGGCCACGCGCATACCCACGACGTCGGGCGCGGGTCGGACTCGTTCGTGGTCGACACCGGCTTCATGGTGTTCAACGAGCGGACCTATCCCAACTTCGTGCGTCTGCTGGCCGAGCTCGGCGTGAAAGGACGTCCGAGCGACATGTCGTTTGGTGTGAGCTGCCGCCGGTGCGGGCTCGAGTACGCCAGCCGGCACCCCGGGACGCTCTTCGCCCAGCCCGCCCGCCTCGCCGACACCGGCCACTGGAAAATGCTCGCGGACGTCCTGCGGTTCTTCCGCGATGCGCGGCGCTTTCTCGCGAGCGACGCCGGCCACGACGTCTCGCTCGGCGAGTTCCTCGCGGAGCGCCAGTACGGGCCCGGACTGGCCAGCCACTTCCTGCTGCCGATGTGCGGCGCCATCTGGTCGGCATCGTACGGCGACATGCGGGAGTTCCCGGCGCGCTCGCTGTTCCAGTTCTACGCCAACCACGGGCTGCTCGCGCCGACGGGTGCTCCGGTGTGGCAGACCGTGGTGGGCGGCAGCCGCGCGTACGTCGACGCGATCGCCCGGCGTCTCGGGCCTCGGGTGCGCCTCGGCGACGGTGCGGCCCACATCGAGCGCGACGAGCGCGGCGTGTCGGTCACGTTCGACTCGGGGACCACGAGGCGCTTCGACAAGGTGGTCGTGGCCACGCACGCCGACCAGGCGCTGGCGCTGCTCTCCGACGCGTCGCTCGAAGAGCGCGAACTGCTCGGCAGCTTCCGCTACTCGAGGAACCGGACCGTGCTCCACACGGATCGACGCCTGCTGCCGGCGCGGCGGGCGGCCTGGGCGTCGTGGAACTGCCACGTCGACGACTGTACCGACGAACGGGCACCCGCGTCGCTCACGTATCACCTCAACCGCCTCCAGGGCCTGCCCGGCCGCGGCGAGATCTGCGTCTCGCTCAACGACGATCGGGTGCGGCCGGAGTCGGTCATCGCCGAGATGGACTACACGCACCCGATTCTCGACCGCGCGGCCATCGAGGCGCAGCCGCGGGTCGAGGCCATCAACGGCGCACGTCATACCTACTTCGCCGGGGCGCACCTGCGCTACGGATTCCACGAGGACGGTCTCGTGTCGGCGCTGGCCGTCGCGCGGCGAATCGGCGTGACCTGGTAG
- a CDS encoding MFS transporter — protein sequence MALSLRVRAAYAAPGLAFALIGIPVYVHLPKFYADTFGVDLAWLGLMILASRVWDAVTDPALGFLSDRTRTRLGRRRPYLLIAPLPLAAAATLLLAPPDLSPAAAGWWFGSLLAVTFLAWTATQIPHAALGPELTFDHHERTALFAWRDGLWILGTLFAAAAPTLVRFVFDLPIGATGDRATFRVMALAYAPLLVLLPWWCALVIREPSHTAPTGVDRPVRSTIEAWENRPFRLVLLAYAIGALGGALPATLILFYVEHVLEAASLADGFLGLYFLSGFVCLPLWTAIARRTGKKRAWISAMVVSVVAFFGAAFLGPGDTVAFGVICVVSGIGFGAGLVLPASIVADVVDYDEWRSGRRREGLYYGLWSIATKVSAAVGAGIALPLLKWAGYVPQAVQDDTVLLTLRLLYAAVPCACYALALAVIARFPIDATRHRAVREALVARSRGIPTADPLAS from the coding sequence GTGGCGCTTTCCCTGCGTGTCCGCGCGGCTTACGCCGCTCCCGGCCTGGCGTTTGCCCTGATCGGCATCCCGGTTTACGTGCACCTGCCCAAGTTCTACGCCGACACCTTCGGCGTCGACCTGGCCTGGCTCGGGCTGATGATCCTCGCGTCGCGGGTCTGGGACGCGGTGACGGACCCCGCCCTCGGCTTTCTGAGCGACCGGACCCGGACCCGCCTGGGGCGGAGACGTCCGTACCTGCTGATCGCCCCTCTTCCGCTGGCCGCGGCCGCGACGCTGCTCCTGGCGCCGCCCGATCTCTCGCCCGCGGCAGCCGGATGGTGGTTCGGCTCGCTGCTCGCGGTGACCTTTCTCGCCTGGACGGCCACCCAGATTCCTCACGCCGCGCTCGGGCCGGAACTGACCTTCGACCACCACGAGCGGACGGCGCTCTTCGCCTGGCGCGACGGGCTCTGGATCCTGGGAACGCTCTTCGCCGCCGCCGCACCCACGCTCGTGCGCTTCGTCTTCGATCTGCCCATCGGCGCGACAGGAGATCGGGCGACGTTCCGGGTCATGGCGCTGGCCTACGCCCCGCTGCTCGTGCTCCTGCCGTGGTGGTGCGCGCTGGTCATCCGCGAGCCGAGTCACACGGCACCGACGGGGGTCGACCGGCCCGTCCGGTCCACGATCGAGGCCTGGGAGAATCGCCCGTTCCGGCTGGTGCTCCTCGCCTACGCGATCGGCGCCCTGGGTGGCGCGCTGCCGGCAACCCTGATCCTGTTCTACGTCGAGCACGTGCTCGAGGCCGCCTCGCTCGCAGACGGCTTCCTCGGCCTGTACTTCCTCAGCGGCTTCGTCTGCCTGCCGCTCTGGACGGCCATCGCCCGCCGCACCGGCAAGAAGCGGGCATGGATCTCGGCCATGGTCGTGTCGGTCGTCGCCTTCTTCGGCGCCGCCTTCCTCGGGCCCGGCGACACCGTCGCGTTCGGCGTCATCTGCGTCGTCTCGGGCATCGGTTTCGGGGCGGGCCTCGTCCTGCCGGCGTCGATCGTCGCCGACGTCGTCGACTACGACGAGTGGCGGTCGGGACGCCGGCGCGAGGGGCTCTACTACGGCCTCTGGTCGATTGCGACGAAGGTGTCCGCCGCCGTTGGCGCCGGCATCGCCCTGCCACTCCTCAAGTGGGCCGGCTACGTGCCTCAGGCCGTCCAGGACGACACGGTGCTGCTCACGCTCCGCCTGCTCTACGCCGCGGTGCCATGCGCGTGTTACGCGCTGGCGCTCGCCGTCATCGCCCGCTTCCCGATAGACGCGACCCGGCATCGGGCCGTCCGGGAGGCCCTCGTCGCCCGGTCGCGAGGGATTCCGACCGCCGACCCGCTCGCTTCCTGA
- a CDS encoding DUF1475 family protein, with product MARRWFAALLVAVSVYLLWAIVVAIDAESLFTAGPRISQDPWTWVTIVDLYLGFLVVGGAIVLRERRARRYLPWLVALFCLGNLASAAYLIAALWRPGSPETIAD from the coding sequence ATGGCCCGTCGATGGTTCGCCGCGCTCCTCGTTGCCGTCAGCGTCTACCTGCTCTGGGCGATCGTCGTCGCGATCGACGCCGAAAGCCTCTTCACGGCTGGGCCTCGCATCTCCCAGGATCCCTGGACGTGGGTCACCATCGTCGATCTGTATCTGGGTTTCCTGGTGGTGGGCGGAGCGATCGTCCTGCGGGAACGGCGCGCGCGTCGCTACCTCCCATGGCTCGTCGCCCTGTTCTGCCTGGGCAATCTGGCGAGCGCGGCCTATCTCATCGCGGCCCTGTGGCGCCCCGGCTCGCCCGAGACCATCGCGGACTGA